One Mycolicibacterium parafortuitum DNA segment encodes these proteins:
- the mycP gene encoding type VII secretion-associated serine protease mycosin → MTVRAYRVLAVTMIALAHSTPVAAAVNPPPVDDLRLPAAGPVAPAHPTAQFDACIATPPAATAAPGQLTGIDLPSVWALTRGAGQTIAVIDTGVARHRRLPHLVAGGDFVSQHDGTHDCDGHGTIVAGIIGATPDAADPGGFTGIAPDVSLLSIRQSSTKFHAIDDPGGGGVGDVETLAAAVRTAADLGATVINISTVACLPVGSDLDDRALGAALSYAVEVRNAVVVTAAGNVGGPGQCPQHNPREAADAGDVSVVASPAWYDEYVLTVGSVGPDGTPSAFSLAGPWVDVAAVGEGVVSLAAAADGLADVTPSGTPISGTSYAVPVVAAVAALVRARFPELPARQVMRRIEDTARRPAAGWDPVVGHGIVDALAAISGPGALPSPPRSVVPVDPAESGVVPLQSATAVRGAVICLTLTATVAVGAALLSRARRRG, encoded by the coding sequence ATGACCGTGCGCGCATACCGGGTGCTGGCGGTCACCATGATCGCGCTCGCCCACAGCACACCCGTGGCGGCCGCGGTGAACCCGCCCCCGGTCGACGATCTGCGCCTGCCTGCTGCCGGACCGGTCGCACCGGCACATCCCACCGCCCAGTTCGACGCCTGCATCGCCACCCCGCCGGCCGCGACCGCCGCCCCGGGCCAACTCACCGGTATCGACCTGCCCAGCGTGTGGGCGCTGACCCGGGGCGCCGGCCAGACCATCGCGGTGATCGATACCGGGGTGGCCCGCCACCGCAGGCTGCCCCATCTGGTGGCCGGGGGCGATTTCGTGTCCCAGCACGACGGAACCCACGATTGCGACGGACACGGCACGATCGTCGCCGGGATCATCGGGGCCACCCCGGACGCGGCCGATCCCGGCGGGTTCACCGGTATCGCACCGGATGTGTCGCTGCTGTCGATCCGCCAGTCCAGCACGAAGTTTCACGCGATCGACGATCCGGGCGGTGGCGGTGTCGGGGATGTCGAGACGCTGGCCGCGGCCGTGCGCACCGCGGCCGACCTCGGGGCCACCGTCATCAACATCTCGACGGTGGCCTGCCTTCCGGTCGGCTCCGACCTCGACGACCGCGCGCTGGGCGCCGCGCTGTCCTACGCCGTCGAGGTCCGCAACGCCGTCGTGGTGACGGCGGCGGGCAATGTCGGCGGGCCGGGTCAGTGTCCGCAGCACAATCCCCGCGAGGCAGCCGACGCCGGCGACGTGAGCGTGGTGGCCAGCCCCGCCTGGTACGACGAGTACGTGCTCACCGTCGGATCGGTCGGCCCCGACGGGACGCCGTCCGCGTTCAGCCTGGCCGGTCCGTGGGTCGACGTCGCCGCGGTCGGTGAGGGCGTGGTGTCTCTGGCCGCGGCCGCCGACGGGCTGGCGGACGTGACACCGTCCGGCACCCCGATATCCGGCACCAGCTACGCGGTGCCGGTGGTCGCCGCCGTCGCGGCACTGGTGCGCGCCCGCTTCCCGGAACTGCCCGCACGCCAGGTGATGCGGCGCATCGAGGACACCGCGCGGCGCCCCGCGGCCGGATGGGATCCGGTGGTCGGCCACGGGATCGTCGATGCGCTCGCCGCGATCAGTGGACCCGGTGCGCTGCCGTCGCCACCGCGCAGCGTCGTGCCGGTCGATCCCGCCGAATCCGGCGTCGTGCCGCTGCAGAGCGCCACCGCGGTACGCGGAGCGGTGATCTGCCTGACCCTCACCGCGACGGTGGCGGTGGGGGCGGCGTTGTTGTCCCGAGCGCGGCGCCGCGGCTGA
- a CDS encoding EamA family transporter gives MAALDAAPARARADRFRSGLLFAIGSAFAFGCSGPFAKSLMEAGWTPTAAVTARLAGGALAMALFASIVRPGWLREARHHAKTVVLYGLVPIAGAQFFYFNAVSHLSVGVALLLEYTAPVLVVGWLWATTRRRPTTLTLTGVALAIAGITLVLGIFGPGGVAAAQVNLIGVGWGAAAAVCAACYFLMSDKVGGAEGPEGQPSLHPITLAAAGLIVGAVAVAAIGVSGLMPLRFTADDAVVAGWTTPWFVPVVALALIPTAIAYTLGIVGIARLRPRFASLVGLSEVMFAVLAAWVLLGESISAMQAAGGAVVLLGLALARQGDRGELPDPDALTPLASTRADRS, from the coding sequence ATGGCTGCGTTGGATGCTGCGCCGGCCCGCGCACGCGCAGACCGCTTCCGCTCAGGTCTACTCTTCGCGATCGGCTCCGCGTTCGCGTTCGGCTGCTCCGGCCCGTTCGCGAAGTCCCTGATGGAGGCGGGCTGGACCCCGACCGCGGCGGTCACCGCCCGGCTGGCCGGCGGCGCGCTCGCGATGGCCCTGTTCGCGTCGATCGTGCGACCCGGATGGCTTCGCGAGGCACGCCACCACGCGAAAACGGTGGTGCTCTACGGTCTGGTGCCGATCGCGGGTGCCCAGTTCTTCTACTTCAACGCCGTCTCTCACCTGTCCGTCGGGGTTGCGCTGCTGCTCGAGTACACCGCCCCGGTGCTGGTGGTCGGCTGGCTGTGGGCGACCACCCGCAGGCGCCCGACCACTCTGACGCTGACCGGCGTGGCGCTGGCGATCGCCGGGATCACGTTGGTGCTCGGGATCTTCGGGCCCGGCGGGGTGGCCGCCGCGCAGGTGAACCTGATCGGTGTCGGCTGGGGTGCCGCCGCCGCGGTGTGCGCGGCCTGCTATTTCCTGATGTCGGACAAGGTCGGCGGCGCCGAGGGGCCCGAAGGCCAACCGTCGTTGCACCCGATCACGCTGGCCGCCGCCGGACTCATCGTCGGTGCCGTCGCGGTGGCCGCGATCGGGGTGTCCGGTCTGATGCCGCTGCGGTTCACCGCCGACGACGCCGTCGTCGCCGGGTGGACGACGCCGTGGTTCGTCCCTGTCGTCGCGCTCGCGCTGATCCCGACCGCGATCGCGTACACGCTCGGCATCGTCGGGATCGCCCGGCTGCGCCCGAGGTTCGCATCGCTGGTCGGTTTGTCCGAGGTGATGTTCGCGGTGCTGGCCGCCTGGGTGCTGCTCGGTGAGTCCATCTCCGCGATGCAGGCCGCCGGCGGCGCAGTCGTGCTGCTGGGTCTGGCGCTGGCGCGCCAGGGCGACCGGGGTGAACTACCCGATCCGGACGCCCTGACACCGCTAGCATCGACACGTGCAGATCGATCTTGA
- a CDS encoding cutinase family protein, producing MATAAVLPAAIASAQPCPDVEVVFARGTSEPPGIGRVGQALADTLRNQLGGRTVGTYGVAYPATYDFFGSGDGAIDATNRISAMAAQCPNTRIVLGGYSQGAAVVDMLAGVPPLGDRIGDVGLAPPLPGALHGNVAAVAVFGNPSAKFGSPVSSRGSFAGKALDLCADGDPICSGGRNPFAHTSYERSPLIVQAASFAAGRI from the coding sequence ATGGCCACGGCCGCGGTCCTGCCCGCAGCCATCGCCTCCGCCCAGCCCTGCCCTGACGTCGAGGTCGTCTTCGCACGCGGCACCAGCGAGCCGCCCGGCATCGGACGTGTCGGGCAGGCCCTGGCCGACACGCTGCGCAACCAACTCGGCGGCCGCACGGTGGGCACCTACGGCGTGGCCTACCCCGCCACCTACGACTTCTTCGGATCCGGGGACGGCGCGATCGACGCCACCAACCGCATCTCGGCGATGGCGGCGCAGTGCCCGAACACCCGCATCGTGCTGGGCGGCTACTCGCAGGGCGCGGCCGTGGTCGACATGCTGGCCGGGGTGCCGCCGCTGGGTGACCGCATCGGCGACGTCGGGCTGGCCCCACCGCTGCCGGGTGCACTGCACGGCAATGTCGCCGCGGTCGCGGTGTTCGGCAACCCCTCGGCCAAGTTCGGCAGCCCGGTCTCCTCGCGCGGCTCGTTCGCGGGTAAGGCGCTCGACCTGTGCGCCGACGGCGATCCGATCTGCTCGGGCGGTCGCAACCCGTTCGCGCACACGAGCTACGAACGCTCCCCGCTGATCGTCCAAGCCGCGAGCTTCGCCGCAGGCCGCATCTGA
- the eccD gene encoding type VII secretion integral membrane protein EccD has product MPDTLRRIVVEVAAEGEARSVDLLLPAQRPVGELVPSIVDAVFGDAGEHRRWQLSRLAGAPLDAPLSLRDNGVRDGDVLTMTSVRIRPPRLLPTEPCAVVATVCDTTTPAARAAAVTALGMLGVLVGAVALVGSGLTTGHGWHLWSAGALSAVAATTSVAVGRGDPALAAVLNTAAVVFAVATGVLAVAGASPAALLLLCATSALAMAAVLLWAARGGGELIGFAAVAAALTLAVSAGSAVGPRPQAAGATLLVVSFVAVAAAPRITILAARLGPPREVVDEVRATGAHRVLTALIAGWSLSAALGSAAIGAAAWRADAPGPVAAALCAAAGIALMLRARSHADPVRRIWLIAGGFVSVAVGVLVVSRWAPAQGWWIGAAAVLVCAAGVRWAGRPAALTPTVRHAVQVCEYIALAAVVPLACWVSGVYGMVRDASMS; this is encoded by the coding sequence GTGCCGGATACGCTGCGCAGGATCGTCGTCGAAGTCGCCGCGGAGGGCGAGGCGCGCAGCGTGGATCTGCTGCTGCCCGCGCAGCGTCCGGTCGGCGAGCTGGTCCCGTCGATCGTCGACGCGGTGTTCGGTGACGCGGGAGAGCACCGGCGCTGGCAGCTGAGCCGGCTGGCCGGAGCGCCGCTGGATGCACCGTTGTCCCTGCGCGACAACGGTGTCCGAGACGGTGACGTGCTGACGATGACCTCGGTGCGGATCAGGCCCCCGCGCCTGCTGCCCACCGAACCATGCGCCGTGGTCGCGACGGTCTGTGACACCACCACGCCGGCGGCCCGTGCGGCTGCGGTCACGGCCCTCGGAATGCTCGGCGTTCTGGTGGGCGCGGTCGCACTCGTCGGGTCGGGTCTGACGACCGGGCACGGGTGGCATCTCTGGTCGGCGGGGGCACTGTCGGCCGTCGCCGCCACCACGTCGGTGGCCGTCGGACGCGGCGACCCCGCCCTCGCCGCGGTGCTCAACACGGCGGCGGTCGTGTTCGCCGTCGCGACAGGGGTTCTCGCGGTGGCGGGAGCATCTCCGGCGGCGCTGCTGCTGTTGTGCGCGACCTCGGCGCTGGCGATGGCGGCGGTGCTGCTGTGGGCCGCGCGCGGCGGTGGCGAGCTGATCGGCTTCGCCGCGGTCGCCGCCGCACTGACGCTTGCCGTGTCGGCCGGGTCCGCCGTCGGCCCGCGCCCGCAGGCGGCCGGCGCCACGCTGCTCGTCGTGTCCTTCGTCGCCGTCGCGGCCGCGCCCAGGATCACGATCCTGGCGGCCCGGCTGGGTCCGCCGAGGGAGGTCGTCGACGAAGTGCGGGCCACCGGCGCGCACCGGGTGCTGACCGCCCTGATCGCGGGCTGGTCGCTGTCGGCCGCACTCGGGTCCGCCGCCATCGGCGCGGCAGCGTGGCGGGCAGATGCGCCGGGGCCGGTCGCCGCGGCGCTGTGCGCGGCCGCCGGGATCGCGTTGATGCTGCGCGCGCGCTCACACGCCGACCCGGTACGCCGAATATGGCTGATCGCTGGTGGATTCGTGTCCGTGGCGGTCGGTGTGCTGGTGGTTTCGCGGTGGGCGCCGGCGCAGGGCTGGTGGATCGGTGCCGCGGCGGTGCTGGTGTGCGCCGCGGGTGTCCGGTGGGCGGGCCGGCCTGCGGCGCTGACGCCGACGGTGCGCCACGCGGTGCAGGTGTGCGAATACATCGCCCTTGCGGCGGTGGTGCCGTTGGCGTGCTGGGTGTCCGGCGTCTACGGGATGGTCCGGGACGCAAGCATGTCATGA
- a CDS encoding cutinase family protein, whose translation MQIDLESLTSRISTLAAAIVTAFVMAGALLVAPTAPAPTAEAQGCTDIQVVFARGTDEPPGLGRVGAAFVDSLSRRVGGRSVGSYAVVYPATFDFLAAAGGANDASNHIQWMMANCPRTRLVLGGYSQGAAVIDVIAAVPFPAVGFDRPLPPNTPDFVAAIALFGNPTAKVGLPITTSPVWGSRSIDLCTLGDPVCSAGDDIAAHSNYGPAGLTDQAAAFVAGLV comes from the coding sequence GTGCAGATCGATCTTGAATCGCTGACCAGCAGGATTTCCACGCTCGCCGCAGCCATCGTGACGGCTTTCGTCATGGCCGGAGCCCTGCTCGTCGCACCGACGGCCCCCGCGCCGACCGCCGAGGCCCAGGGCTGCACCGACATCCAGGTCGTCTTCGCCCGCGGCACCGACGAACCCCCGGGCCTCGGCCGTGTCGGCGCGGCGTTCGTGGACTCGCTCAGCCGACGGGTCGGCGGCCGCTCCGTCGGCTCCTACGCGGTCGTCTACCCGGCGACCTTCGACTTTCTCGCCGCCGCGGGCGGCGCCAACGACGCCAGCAACCACATCCAGTGGATGATGGCCAACTGCCCGCGAACCCGACTGGTTCTCGGCGGCTACTCGCAGGGCGCCGCGGTCATCGACGTGATCGCCGCGGTCCCGTTCCCGGCCGTCGGTTTCGACCGCCCGCTGCCCCCGAACACCCCCGATTTCGTGGCCGCGATCGCGCTGTTCGGCAACCCGACCGCAAAGGTCGGACTGCCGATCACGACCAGCCCCGTCTGGGGGTCCCGCTCGATCGACCTCTGCACCCTCGGCGACCCGGTGTGTTCGGCCGGCGACGACATCGCCGCGCACAGCAACTACGGCCCCGCGGGTCTCACGGACCAGGCGGCGGCGTTCGTCGCGGGTCTCGTGTAG
- the eccCa gene encoding type VII secretion protein EccCa, translating into MDTGRLVIDAPPDPPEPNRTNPLARLMPVAMIAAMAGMTVLYMTSTDTATRNPMFLFFPVMMVVSLIGTLAYGGRGAGRAGELTAQRAEYLRYLDTIDDLLARGAEEQHRRLHCTHPDPASLWTLAGSARMWERAEDDGAFGVIRIGIGAQPCAITAVAPDLGSGDHADPVSADAVRRMIGNRSVVLDVPVTIPLRAGTRVIVTGDPVTARSVVSAMVCQVSAWHHPDLVCVSAPPGRDWDWVKWLPHQRDSGSCRLRVVVADGATAPPGPGALITVAGGTGEVRVSLDGNPVAAGYDVMSPADALAFARRIAGRRRDGTSRPRGRRDWCALTGIDDPTSIDVRRRWAPRPESDRLRAPIGVAEDGSVVVLDIKESAAGGLGPHGLCVGATGSGKSEFLRTLVLGMITDHPPELLNLVLVDFKGGATFLGLEKARHVAAVITNLADEAPLVSRMRDALSGEINRRQETLRSAGNLANIGEYARARTRGDGLPPLPALFVIVDEFSELLSRHPDFADLFVAIGRLGRSLGIHLLLASQRLDEGRLRGLETHLSYRICLKTFSAAESRAVLGVPDAYALPSEPGAGYLKTASGALTRFQTAFVSGGYTPTAPAQQPAVEVRRFTRFDTGGDPTPQPQATASLIDTVLAQVAGCGMEAHRVWLPPLRRAPSLAELLAAAPARLLTVPIGVVDRPFEQRQTPHLVDLSAAAGNVAVVGAPRTGKSTTLLTMITALAATHDAGAVHFYCLDFGGGELARLKGLPHVGAVAGRRDADLARRTVAHVEAVLRQRESEAAVRDTQVFLVVDGWATVRQDFDGLEPAITALAVQGLAYGVHVVLAASRWADLRPALKDQIGTRIELRLGDPSESEMDRRRAREIADRPAGRGLTRGGSEMAIAVPDLRTVRTSEHTAPPVQLLPTHIDRRSIAAVARAREVLLGLGERDLAPVTLDLDEHPHLLILGENECGKTAALRLLCTELEAAQHDLRLEIVDVRRTLLGVVESARLTGYAVTGAAVTSRLAALTETLAARMPDERVTQRQLRDRSWWSGPELYVLVDDYDMVAGATGNPLNPLAEFLPHAKDIGLHLIVARRSGGAARAMFDPVLARMRDMGCAGLMMSATAEDGVLLGGVRPVRLPAGRGTLVVRGRPDELIQVGWVDPP; encoded by the coding sequence ATGGACACCGGCCGGTTGGTCATCGACGCACCCCCGGACCCGCCGGAGCCGAACCGGACGAACCCGCTGGCCCGGCTGATGCCCGTGGCGATGATCGCCGCGATGGCCGGGATGACCGTGCTGTACATGACCTCGACCGACACCGCGACGCGCAATCCGATGTTCCTGTTCTTCCCGGTGATGATGGTGGTTTCGCTGATCGGCACCCTCGCCTACGGCGGTCGGGGCGCGGGCCGCGCCGGCGAACTGACCGCGCAACGCGCCGAGTATCTGCGGTATCTGGACACCATCGACGATCTGCTCGCCCGCGGCGCCGAGGAACAACACCGCCGTCTGCACTGCACCCATCCCGACCCCGCGTCGCTGTGGACGCTGGCGGGTTCGGCGCGGATGTGGGAACGCGCCGAGGACGACGGCGCCTTCGGCGTGATCCGCATCGGAATCGGTGCGCAACCGTGTGCGATCACCGCGGTGGCACCGGATCTCGGCTCCGGGGATCACGCCGACCCGGTCAGCGCCGACGCCGTGCGCCGGATGATCGGCAATCGGTCTGTCGTGCTCGACGTGCCGGTGACGATCCCGTTGCGCGCGGGTACCCGGGTCATCGTCACCGGCGACCCGGTCACGGCGAGGTCGGTGGTTTCGGCGATGGTGTGTCAGGTCAGCGCGTGGCACCACCCCGATCTGGTGTGCGTGTCGGCGCCGCCGGGGCGGGACTGGGACTGGGTGAAATGGCTGCCGCATCAGCGGGATTCGGGATCCTGCCGGCTTCGCGTCGTGGTCGCCGACGGCGCGACCGCGCCACCGGGTCCCGGCGCGTTGATCACCGTCGCCGGCGGCACCGGTGAGGTCCGGGTCAGCCTCGACGGCAATCCGGTGGCGGCTGGCTACGACGTGATGTCACCTGCCGATGCGCTGGCCTTCGCGCGCCGGATCGCCGGCCGGCGACGCGACGGTACCTCGCGGCCCCGCGGTCGGCGGGACTGGTGTGCGCTGACCGGCATCGACGACCCCACCTCGATCGATGTGCGCAGACGTTGGGCGCCACGTCCGGAATCCGACCGGCTACGGGCGCCCATCGGGGTGGCCGAAGACGGTTCGGTCGTCGTGCTGGACATCAAGGAGTCCGCAGCCGGCGGCCTGGGTCCCCATGGATTATGTGTCGGTGCAACAGGTTCGGGGAAATCGGAGTTCCTGCGCACCCTCGTGCTGGGGATGATCACCGACCATCCGCCGGAGCTTCTCAACCTGGTGCTGGTCGACTTCAAAGGGGGTGCGACCTTTCTCGGTCTGGAGAAGGCCCGGCACGTCGCGGCGGTGATCACCAACCTCGCCGACGAGGCGCCACTGGTGTCGAGGATGCGGGACGCGCTGTCGGGGGAGATCAACCGCAGGCAGGAGACCCTGCGGTCGGCGGGAAATCTGGCCAACATCGGCGAGTACGCCCGGGCCCGGACCCGCGGCGACGGCCTGCCGCCGCTGCCCGCGCTGTTCGTCATCGTCGACGAGTTCTCCGAATTGCTGAGCCGCCATCCCGATTTCGCCGACCTGTTCGTCGCGATCGGCCGCCTGGGCCGGTCGCTGGGCATCCACCTGCTCCTGGCCAGTCAGCGCCTCGACGAAGGCAGGCTGCGCGGCCTGGAGACGCACCTGTCCTACCGCATCTGCCTCAAGACGTTCTCGGCCGCCGAATCCCGGGCGGTGCTCGGGGTGCCGGATGCATACGCGTTGCCGTCCGAGCCGGGCGCGGGCTACCTGAAGACCGCATCCGGTGCGCTGACCCGCTTCCAGACCGCGTTCGTCTCCGGCGGCTACACCCCGACGGCCCCGGCGCAGCAGCCCGCGGTCGAGGTGCGACGCTTCACCCGCTTCGACACCGGCGGTGACCCCACACCGCAACCGCAGGCGACGGCGTCGCTGATCGACACCGTGCTCGCGCAGGTGGCCGGCTGCGGCATGGAGGCTCACCGGGTGTGGCTGCCGCCGCTGCGCCGCGCGCCCAGCCTGGCCGAGCTGCTGGCCGCCGCACCCGCCCGGCTGCTGACCGTGCCGATCGGTGTCGTGGACCGCCCGTTCGAGCAGCGCCAGACACCGCATCTCGTCGACCTGTCCGCGGCGGCGGGCAATGTCGCCGTCGTCGGAGCACCGCGGACGGGCAAGTCGACGACCCTGCTGACGATGATCACCGCGCTGGCGGCCACGCACGACGCCGGCGCGGTGCATTTCTACTGTCTGGACTTCGGCGGTGGGGAGCTGGCCCGGCTGAAAGGCCTGCCGCATGTCGGCGCGGTGGCGGGACGGCGTGATGCGGACCTCGCCCGGCGTACCGTCGCTCACGTCGAAGCGGTGCTGCGCCAACGAGAGTCGGAAGCCGCGGTTCGGGACACGCAGGTCTTCCTGGTGGTCGACGGGTGGGCGACCGTACGGCAGGACTTCGACGGGCTGGAACCGGCGATCACCGCCCTTGCCGTGCAGGGACTGGCGTACGGCGTGCACGTGGTGCTCGCGGCCTCGCGGTGGGCCGACCTGCGCCCGGCGCTGAAAGACCAGATCGGCACACGTATCGAACTGCGGCTCGGGGATCCGTCCGAATCCGAGATGGATCGCCGGCGCGCCCGGGAGATCGCCGACCGGCCCGCGGGCCGCGGCCTCACCCGAGGCGGCAGCGAGATGGCGATCGCGGTACCCGACCTGCGCACCGTACGCACCAGCGAGCACACCGCCCCACCGGTGCAACTGCTGCCCACCCATATCGACCGGCGGTCCATCGCCGCCGTCGCGCGCGCCCGCGAGGTGCTGCTGGGCCTGGGGGAGCGCGACCTGGCGCCGGTGACCCTCGATCTCGACGAGCACCCGCATCTGCTGATCCTCGGGGAGAACGAGTGCGGCAAGACCGCGGCGCTGCGGCTGTTGTGCACCGAACTCGAAGCCGCCCAACACGATCTACGGCTGGAGATCGTCGATGTCCGGCGCACCCTGCTCGGCGTCGTCGAATCCGCGCGCCTGACCGGCTACGCCGTGACGGGCGCCGCGGTGACATCGCGGCTGGCCGCGCTGACCGAAACCCTGGCCGCGCGAATGCCCGACGAACGCGTGACGCAACGGCAGCTGCGGGACCGGTCCTGGTGGTCGGGCCCCGAGCTGTACGTGCTGGTCGACGACTACGACATGGTGGCGGGCGCGACCGGGAACCCGCTCAACCCACTCGCCGAGTTCCTGCCGCACGCCAAGGACATCGGACTGCACCTCATCGTCGCGCGCCGATCCGGCGGAGCGGCGCGGGCGATGTTCGACCCGGTGCTGGCCCGGATGCGCGACATGGGGTGCGCGGGGTTGATGATGAGCGCCACAGCCGAGGACGGTGTGCTGCTGGGCGGCGTCCGGCCTGTCCGGCTGCCCGCCGGACGCGGCACGCTCGTGGTGCGGGGCCGGCCGGACGAGTTGATCCAGGTCGGGTGGGTGGATCCGCCGTGA
- the eccB gene encoding type VII secretion protein EccB has product MGHPSERLQLSGHRFLAHRMAHALVRGDTRMIDDPLRAQSISLTAGAVAAVIAVAVCAVLAVLRPGGSLGDARIVVVRESGAVYVRVDDVMHPAFNLASARLVLGDAAAPRVVSQRAIERTATGPQLGIPDAPEQISPPLAADQAQWTVCDGRERATVAAGPVADAAMVPGNVLVTPRGQSAALTYLMHDGRRSRVDLRHSAVVRALKLDGVVPQPVSPELLAAVPEAPAIAAPHIPGRGAAGPGVLRDHLVGAVVTVARADGGAGDFYVVLAGGVQRIGEVAADLIRFTGPQAGAGVSAVAPDVIGAVPVETTLPVQTYPEHGGVETEPVVCAMWSPERDRDGSHIRIRVGAHAPAAPTVPPGRSLYVRSVGLTGGGYSSGSLFLVTDTGTRYGIRDGDTATALGLSDDPVPAPWPVLAVLPAGPELSRGAALGTTTPPPPPPSR; this is encoded by the coding sequence ATGGGGCATCCGAGCGAACGGCTTCAGCTCAGCGGACACCGATTCCTGGCACACCGGATGGCGCATGCGCTCGTCCGCGGCGATACCAGGATGATCGACGATCCGCTTCGCGCCCAATCGATCTCGCTGACCGCGGGAGCAGTGGCTGCGGTGATCGCCGTCGCGGTCTGCGCGGTGCTCGCTGTGCTGCGGCCCGGCGGCAGCCTCGGCGACGCACGGATCGTGGTGGTCCGGGAGTCCGGCGCGGTGTACGTCCGGGTCGACGACGTGATGCACCCGGCCTTCAACCTGGCGTCGGCGCGGCTGGTCCTCGGTGACGCGGCAGCGCCCCGGGTGGTCTCCCAGCGCGCGATCGAACGCACGGCGACCGGGCCTCAGCTCGGCATCCCCGATGCGCCCGAACAGATCTCCCCGCCGCTGGCCGCCGACCAGGCGCAGTGGACGGTGTGCGACGGGAGGGAGCGTGCCACGGTCGCCGCCGGACCGGTCGCCGACGCCGCGATGGTGCCCGGCAACGTGCTGGTCACCCCGCGCGGACAGAGCGCGGCGCTGACCTACCTGATGCACGACGGCAGGAGGTCCCGCGTCGACCTGCGCCACAGCGCCGTCGTGCGGGCCCTGAAACTCGACGGTGTTGTGCCACAGCCGGTGTCGCCGGAGTTGCTGGCCGCCGTGCCCGAAGCACCTGCCATCGCCGCACCGCACATCCCGGGTCGCGGCGCCGCGGGACCGGGCGTTCTGCGCGACCACCTCGTCGGGGCGGTCGTCACGGTCGCGCGCGCCGACGGCGGTGCGGGCGACTTCTACGTCGTCCTTGCCGGCGGGGTGCAGCGCATCGGCGAGGTCGCCGCGGACCTGATCCGCTTCACCGGTCCGCAGGCGGGCGCCGGTGTCTCGGCCGTCGCGCCCGATGTCATCGGTGCGGTGCCGGTGGAGACGACCCTTCCGGTCCAGACGTATCCCGAACATGGCGGGGTGGAAACGGAACCCGTCGTCTGTGCGATGTGGAGCCCCGAACGGGACCGGGACGGATCGCACATCAGGATCCGGGTGGGCGCGCACGCGCCGGCGGCGCCGACCGTCCCACCAGGCCGCAGTCTGTACGTCCGGTCGGTCGGGTTGACCGGTGGCGGGTACAGCAGCGGGTCACTGTTCCTGGTCACCGACACCGGGACGCGCTACGGGATCCGAGACGGCGACACCGCGACCGCCCTGGGCCTGTCCGATGACCCGGTGCCCGCGCCATGGCCGGTGCTCGCAGTCCTGCCCGCCGGCCCCGAACTCAGCCGCGGCGCCGCGCTCGGGACAACAACGCCGCCCCCACCGCCACCGTCGCGGTGA
- a CDS encoding CGNR zinc finger domain-containing protein, producing the protein MLFTYDTELTLRAASVLINSNRVDGDQLADLAALDAYLDHFGWTGRRDHDEAELASVHTLRDRLGRIWAAADDEERAVGQVNALLSDTRASPWLTRHPEMPEWHLHLASIHDPLWQRMGAEMAMALADLIRAGELRRLKICAAPDCEASLVDLSRNRSGKFCDTGNCGNRQHVAAYRERRSNK; encoded by the coding sequence ATGCTTTTCACCTATGACACCGAGCTCACGCTGCGCGCGGCGAGTGTGCTGATCAACAGCAACCGTGTCGACGGCGATCAGCTGGCGGATCTCGCCGCGCTCGACGCGTACCTCGACCACTTCGGCTGGACCGGCCGCCGCGACCACGACGAGGCGGAGTTGGCGTCGGTGCACACGCTGCGCGACCGGCTGGGCCGCATCTGGGCGGCCGCCGACGACGAGGAACGCGCGGTCGGGCAGGTCAATGCGCTGCTGTCCGATACACGGGCGTCGCCGTGGCTGACCCGGCACCCGGAGATGCCGGAGTGGCATCTGCACCTGGCGTCCATCCACGACCCGCTGTGGCAACGGATGGGGGCGGAGATGGCGATGGCCCTGGCCGACCTGATCCGCGCCGGCGAACTGCGCCGCCTGAAGATCTGCGCCGCCCCGGATTGCGAGGCATCGCTGGTCGACCTGTCCCGCAACCGGTCCGGCAAGTTCTGCGACACCGGCAACTGCGGAAACCGCCAGCACGTCGCGGCCTACCGGGAACGCCGCTCCAACAAGTGA